In Pseudomonas grandcourensis, the DNA window TGAACGGCTCAAGCAGCTGATTCGCCAGCACGCCTTGAGCCGTGATGCATTGCGCGCGCTGCTGGCTCAACACCCCGACCTCAAACCCACCTACGACCCAAAGGTGATGCGCTTGCTTGGTGGCGGTGACGGGTATCGTCAAATGCCACGCAACATACCGACCTTGCAAAGTCGGGCGCAGACACTGTTTCCCCATCTGTCCGCCGAAGAGCTCGACGCCTTCGTCGAACGCTTGCAGCAACACCCCAGCGGACCACGGGCAGAACTGAGTCGGCTGATGACTCAACACGCGCAACTGCTGGAGACGCTTTCGTCCTGGCGCGATGAAATTCCGCTGTTCATTCCGGATACGCAAATCGGGATCACGCCCGAGCAATTCGCTGCGCAACAGCAGGTCCGCCGTCAATTCACTATCCATCTGGCCGACTGTTGGCGCCAGCAATGGACCCTCCCCGAGACCGCGCTTGAAGCAGTCGACCTCAACTTCCTCCAACCCATCATCGGCCAATTACCAACCCTGGGCACCGACTTCAGCGGCATCAGCATGCTAAGGATGGATGGCGGTAGCGCCACGCGGGGCATGCACGAGTTTCTGCGCAGTTTTACCGGGCTACGTTTCCTGAAACTGCGCGACTTCAACCTTGGTCGCCTGCCGGACACCCTTGCATCGCTGCAACTCGAAGAGCTCATTCTGAGCAATTGCGCGATCACCCTCAGCCCCGAAAGCCAAGTCGGGCTCGCGGGCCAACATCGGTTGACCACAATGGACTTGTACAAGAACCCCCTGGGCCTGGCACCCGATGTCGGCAGCATGCCCGATTTGAACTACATCGACCTATCGCAAACAGGCATCACTGAACTCCCGCGCGAATTGATGACGCGTCCGCGCCTGCGCACCGCCCTGCTCAATGACAACCAGATCAAAGAGTTGTCCGGCGCACTGTTCACGCTGCAACGAAGCACCCAGGAGGGGTTCGACCTGGGCAACAATCCGTTTTCCGGCGCAACCCGTGAACGCCTCAAGCAGCACTTCCTCCAGACCCATCAGGACTTCGGTATCTTTGCCGAGGAAGCCGACATCCACCGCGTGCAAGCGCTGTACCCCATGATGGACCAAGAGGACGCCAGCAAATTCGCGCTCCTGTTACCCGGCACACTGGACGAGGGTCGAATCGCATTGACCCGCTTGGAAGCGGAACTCACCACCCTTGAAAACGACCTGTCGGCCTGGACCGGCAATATTCCAGCCGTCCACCCCCACAGCAACCAACCCTTCACGGCCCAGCAACTGCTGATCGAACATTCGACGCGGGACGCATTCAGAGAGTCCGTACTGCGCTGCTGGCGCCGGGAAACCGGTCCGGATGATTTCAACGATACGCTGCAGGCGACTACTTATGACCTGAGTCTGGAGACGCGGATTACCGGCAACCTGCCGACACTGAGCGCAGACTTCAGCCATGTTTCCATGGTTTACCTGAGTAGCGAGAGCGGCCTGACCACAGGTATCACCGGGTTCCTGGAGCGCTTCCCCAAACTCAAGACCCTGGTGATCAACGACTTCAGGCTGGGCGATATCCCGGAGGCGATTTTCCGGATGAGCGATTTGAAGTCTCTCAATCTCCTGGACTGCAACATCACCCTGACCCCGCAGTCGGTCCTGAACCTGGCCGAGATGGCCCGGCTGGAATTCATCGACTTGAGAAACAATCCACTGGGGCTTGCTCCGGATATCAGCCAGATGACGGACCTGGCGACCTTGCAACTGGACAACTGCGAGCTCAGCGAATTACCCGCCGGACTGATGCAGCTCAAGAGCCTGGAAACCGTGGACCTGAGCGACAACGCGATCAGCCAGATACCCGCCGACCTCCTCGAGCTACCGTTGGAGGTCGCCGAAAGCATCAGCCTGCGGGGTAATCCGTTGTCTGAAGAAAGCCTGCAAATCCTGCTTGAGTATTTCAGGCTGACCAGCGTCGACTTCGGAGTTCAGGAAGTCATCGATCGAGCAGAACTGGAGGTGTCGACATCCGAGACGTCCGAACCGGAAAGTTGATCGGGATCAGGCGCGGATCAACCGCGCTCCGGCGGCACCGATGACAATTCGAACGGGCTGCTGCTGCGCCGCTGGTTGCGATCTTCCCGCGGCGTGGCACCGAAGAAATTGCGGTAGGCGCTGGAGAAATGCGGCCCCGAGGAGAAGCCACAGGACAGGCCGATCTGGATGATCGACTTGCTGGTTTGCATCAACATTTGCCGGGCCTTGTTCAGGCGCAGCTCCAGGTAGTACTGGCTCGGCACACGGTTGAGGTATTGCTTGAAGATCCGCTCCAACTGCCGACGGGACACGCACACATGTTGGGCGATTTCGTCGGTGGTCAGCGGCTCTTCGATGTTGGCTTCCATGAGCAACACGGCTTGAGTGAGCTTCGGATGGCTGGAACCGAGGCGGTTCTGCAACGGAATGCGCTGGCGTTCGCCGCCCTCGCGGATGCGCTCGACCACCAGTTCTTCGGATACCGCACCGGCCAGTTCCGCACCATGGTCGCGGGCCAGCACGGCCAGCAACAGGTCGAGCACCGACATGCCGCCGCACGCGGTCAGGCGATCGCGATCCCAGTCGAACAGGTGGCTGGTGGCGATGACCTTCGGAAAGCGCTCAGCGAAATCGTCCTGCCAGCGCCAATGCACGGCCGCGCGATAACCGTCGAGCAAGCCCAGTTGTGCCAGCGGGTAAACCCCGGCCGACAGACCGCCGATCACGCAACCGGAACGCACCAGTTGTTTGAGCGCACTGCTGAGCGCCGGCGCCAATGCGGTCGGTGGTTCGTCAGCGAGCAGGAACAGTTTCTGGAAGTTTTCGAGTTTGCCGGTCCACGCCTCACCCGGCAATTGCCAGGCGTTTTCGGCCGGCGGTTCGGCCTGCAGGAACGACAACTCGTAAACCACGTCCGGATGCACACGCTGGGCAACACGCAAGGCCTCCTCAGCCAGCGCAAGCGTCAGTGCTTTAGTGCTGGGCCAAATCAGGAAACCAATTCGATGGGCAGTCATGGTGGGCAATCCGAAGCGAAAACAGTGTTAAAAGCCAGAAGCGGCTGCAACCAAATTAGACCATCTGGCGCGCGCTGCGCAGCATGGCCTAATTTGGTGCGTAACGGGAGCGATTACTTCAAGCTGCCGGACAGGAATTGCTGCAAACGCTCGGATTGCGGGTTCACCAGCACTTCGCGCGGGTTGCCGCTTTCTTCGACCAGACCTTTGTGCAGGAACACCAACTGGTTCGACACTTCGCGGGCAAAGCCCATTTCGTGGGTCACCACGACCATGGTCCGGCCTTCCTGGGCCAGGGCCTGCATGACTTTCAGCACATCGCCGACCAGCTCCGGGTCGAGGGCCGAGGTCGGCTCGTCGAACAGCATCACCTCAGGCTCCATCGCCAGCGCACGGGCAATCGCCACGCGCTGCTGCTCGCCGCCGGACATGTGGCCAGGGTAAGCATCCTTGCGATGGGCCACGCCCACCTTGTTCAGGTAGTGCTCGGCTTTCTCGCGAGCTTCAGCCTTGGACATGCCCAGCACATGCACCGGCGCTTCCATGATGTTTTCCAGCGCGGTCATGTGCGACCACAGGTTGAAATGCTGGAACACCATCGACAGGCGCGAACGCATGCGTTGCAGCTGTTTCGGGTCGGCCGCCTTCAGCGCGCCGTCCTTGTTCGCCACCAGCTTCAGCTCTTCGTTGTTGAGCAGGATCCTGCCCGCGTGCGGCTGCTCCAGCAGGTTGATGCAGCGCAGGAAAGTACTTTTGCCGGAGCCACTGGAACCGATGATGCTGATCACATCGCCGGCTGCCGCTTTCAGGGACACGCCCTTGAGCACTTCGTGACTGCCATAGCGTTTATGCAGGTCTTGGACTTCAAGTTTGTACATGCTGTCGGTTCTCACAAAAACAGTCAGTCAGTGGTATTCAGTGCTTGCGCGGGGCCAGGTAGCCCAGCCAGCGGCGCTCGGCCATCTTGAACAGCTTCACCAGGATGAAGGTCAGGCACAGGTAGAACACGCCGGCGGTGATGTACGCCTCGAACGGCAGGTAGAACTGGGCGTTGACCGTGCGCGCGGCACCGGTGATGTCGATCAGGGTCACGATGGACGCCAGACTGGTGGTCTGCAGCATCATGATCACTTCGTTGCTGTACTGCGGCAGCGCGCGGCGCAGGGCCGACGGCAGCAGGATGCGCTTGTACATTTTGAACCGCGACATGCCCATGGCCTTGGCCGCTTCGATCTCGCCGTTCGGCGTGGCGCGCAGGCTGCCGGCGATGATTTCGGCGGTGTAGGCGCTGGTGTTGATCGCGAACGCCAGGCACGCACAGAACGTTGCGCTGGACAGCCACGGCCAGAGGAAGCTTTCACGCACCGCTTCGAATTGCGCCAGACCGTAGTAGATCAAGAACAGCTGCACCAGCATCGGCGTGCCGCGGATCACGTAGGTGTAGAGCCAGGCCGACATGTTGACGACCGCGTTTTTCGAGACGCGCATCAGGCCCAGCGGCAAGGCGCACAGCAAGCCGAAGAACAGCGACAGCGCGAGCAGTTTGAGGGTGGTCACCAGGCCGCCGAGGTACAGCGGCAAGGCCTCCCAAATGACGTTGTAGTCGAAGATCATAGATCAGCCGCCCTTACGCCTACCGAGTAGCGCTTCTCAAGGTGACGCAATGCCAGCAACGACACACTGGTGATCACCAGGTACATCGCGGCCACTGCGAGGAAGAAGGTGAAAGGCTCGCGGGTGGCATCGGCCGCCTGCTTGGCCTTGAACATCATGTCTTGCAGACCCACCACCGAAATCAGCGCGGTCGCCTTGGTCAATACCAGCCAGTTGTTGGTGAAACCCGGAATCGCCAGGCGAATCATCTGTGGCACCAACACCCGGAAGAACACCTGAAAACTGCTCATGCCGTAAGCCATGCCGGCTTCGGCCTGACCTTTGGGGATCGCCATGAAGGCGCCACGGAAGGTTTCCGACAGGTACGCACCGAAGATGAAGCCCAAGGTGCCGATACCGGCGGCCAACGGGTTCAGGTCGATGTACTCGTCAAAGCCGAGCAGCGGTGCGACGCGGTTGAGCAGGTCCTGTCCGCCGTAGAAAATCAGCAGGATCAGCACCAGGTCGGGAATACCGCGGATCACCGTGGAATACAGGTCGCCCAGCCAGGCCAGCCAGCGCACCGGCGACAGACGCAGTGCCACGCCGATCAGGCCCAGAACGATGGCCATGGCCATGGACGACAAGGCGAGCTGAAGCGTCAGCCAAGCGCCATCGAGGATGACAGCCCCGTAGCCTTTCAACATGATTCAGGTCCTCGAAAGTTGGGATGAAAAAATGGCGCAAACCTCAGAGATCCTGTTGCTTGCGCCATTTCGGACTTGTCGCTGGGACGTATTACTTGCCGTAGATATCGAAGGCGAAGTACTTGTCCTGGATTTGCTTGTACTTGCCGTTCGCACGAATGGCCGCGATAGCGTTGTTGAGCTTGTCCAGATCTTCCTTGTCGCCTTTGCGCACCGCGATGCCTACGCCGTCGCCGAAGTATTTGACGTCGGTGAACGCAGGGCCGACGAAGGCGAAACCTTTACCGGCGTCGGTTTTCAGGAAACCGTCATCCAGAAGCGTAGCGTCTGCCACGGTGCCGTCGAGGCGGCCGGCGGCCACGTCGAGGTAAATTTCGTTCTGCGAACCGTAAGGCTTGATCTCGGCACCCAGCGGGGCCAGGACTTCGCGGGCGAAACGCTCGTGGATCGAACCACGCTGCACGCCAATGTTCTTGCCCTTGAGCTCGGTCAGGCCTTCACTGACCTGAGTGCCTTCCTTCATCACCAGGCGAGCCGGGGTGTTGTAGTACTTGTTGGTGAAGTCCACGGACTTCTTGCGATCTTCAGTGATCGACATGGACGACAGGATCGCGTCGATCTTGCGCACTTTAAGCGCAGGGATCAGGCCGTCGAACTCTTGCTCGACCCAAACGCACTTGACCTTCATCTCTTCGCACAGAGCGTTGCCGATGTCGTAGTCGAAACCAACGATGCTGCCGTCCGGCGCTTTGGACGCGAACGGAGGGTAAGCCGCCTCGATACCGATTTTCAGAGGTTTTTCATCGGCGAAGGTTGGCAGGGACAGCACGGACAGTGCCAGGGCGCCAAGCAGCACGAGTTTCTTCATCTTGGGACTCCATCGGTAAAGGGCAAAAACGGCAGAGTGAGCAACAGCCCAATATGCGAGTGAGTGGAACCGGAAAGCAGTGCTGCGTCCTACATTGCGCGTGCGAAATTTCAACACGAGCAACGACGAGCGAGTGATCGGCATTCTAACGACAGGCCCGAGGCCGATATTTCTTCAATGCGACAACTAATTACAGAAGCACTGAGAAAGCCGTTTTAGCGCGTTGACAGCCCTGCAAAATCATGCAAGAGCAAAAGACATTGAACCGATCTATGTTGCAAATTGCGGGCCTATTATTGGCAAACCCTTCTAATCCGGCAAGCGCAGTGTAGTGGCTTATTTTTTTGAGGCGCATTTCAGGCCCGGATTTGGCCTCCGGCGTTTCCCAATGCCCCGTATTGGCGCGATGCGGTTACACATTCAGTAACCTGAAAGAATGCGGGTAACAGTAGGAATCGTCCTACGGCTGAAGCCGATATTTATTGGCTGTTGTTTATTGGGTGTCTGACAGATCGCCTTCGCGGGCAAGCCCGCTCCCACAGGGATTTGCGGTGTGCACGCGATCTGAACCACACCACGAAACCTGTGGGAGCGGGCTTGCCCGCGAAGAGGCCAGCCCAGCCAACACAAAAACCCCAGACACAAAAAAGCCCCGCCAGGCGCAACACCTGACAGGGCTTTCAGTGACTCAGAACCAGCGCTTACGCGACATTCATCGTCTTGTGCGTATCAATCAGGTGCTGCACCACACTCGGATCAGCCAAGGTGGAGATATCACCCAACCCATCGTACTCAGCCGTCGCAATCTTGCGCAGAATCCGCCGCATGATCTTGCCCGAGCGAGTCTTCGGCAGCCCCGGTGCCCACTGGATCACATCCGGCGAAGCAATCGGGCCGATCTCCTTGCGCACCCAGTTTTTCAGTTCCAGGCGCAGTTGCTCGTTCGGCTCTTCACCGTTCTTAAGGGTGACATAGACATAAATGCCCTGCCCCTTGATGTCGTGCGGCACACCGACCACAGCGGCTTCGGCGACTTTCGGGTGAGCGACCATCGCGCTTTCGATCTCGGCGGTACCCATGCGGTGGCCGGACACGTTGAGCACGTCGTCCACGCGACCGGTGATCCAGTAGTAACCATCGGCATCGCGACGGGCGCCGTCACCAGTGAAGTACATGCCACGGAAGGTCTTGAAGTAAGTGTCGACGAAGCGGTCATGGTCGCCAAACAGCGTACGCGCCTGGCCTGGCCACGAATCGAGAATCACCAGGTTGCCCTCGGCCTCGCCTTCGACGATGTTGCCCAGGTTGTCCACCAGTGCCGGCACCACGCCGAAGAACGGACGCGCCGCAGAGCCTGGCTTGAGCGCATGAGCGCCGGGTAGCGGGCTCATCATGTTGCCGCCGGTTTCGGTCTGCCACCAGGTGTCGACGATCGGGCAACGGGACTTGCCGACATTCTTGTAGTACCAGTCCCAGGCTTCCGGGTTGATCGGCTCGCCCACCGAACCCAACAGGCGCAGGCTGCTGCCGTCAGCCCCTTCAACAGCGGCGGTGCCCGAAGCCATCATGGCGCGGATTGCGGTCGGCGCGGTGTAGAGGATGTTGACCTTGTGCTTGTCGACGATCTTCGCTACCCGGGTGATGTCCGGGTAGTTCGGCACGCCTTCGAACAACAGCGTGGTCGCGCCGTTGGCCAGCGGGCCGTAGACGATGTAACTGTGGCCGGTGACCCAGCCGACGTCGGCGGTGCACCAGAAGATTTCACCCGGGCGGTAGTCGAACACGCGCTCGTGGGTCATGGCTGCATACAGCAGGTAGCCGCCAGTGGTGTGCTGCACGCCCTTGGGCTTGCCGGTGGAGCCCGAGGTATAAAGGATGAACAGCGCTTCTTCGGCGCCCATCTCTTTCGGCGCGCAAACGGTGCCGGCCACCTTCATCAGGTCCTCGAACCAGATGTCGCGATGCTGGTTCCACTTGATGTCGCCACCGGTGCGCTTGCACACGATGACTTTCTGGATG includes these proteins:
- the argR gene encoding transcriptional regulator ArgR, whose amino-acid sequence is MTAHRIGFLIWPSTKALTLALAEEALRVAQRVHPDVVYELSFLQAEPPAENAWQLPGEAWTGKLENFQKLFLLADEPPTALAPALSSALKQLVRSGCVIGGLSAGVYPLAQLGLLDGYRAAVHWRWQDDFAERFPKVIATSHLFDWDRDRLTACGGMSVLDLLLAVLARDHGAELAGAVSEELVVERIREGGERQRIPLQNRLGSSHPKLTQAVLLMEANIEEPLTTDEIAQHVCVSRRQLERIFKQYLNRVPSQYYLELRLNKARQMLMQTSKSIIQIGLSCGFSSGPHFSSAYRNFFGATPREDRNQRRSSSPFELSSVPPERG
- the acs gene encoding acetate--CoA ligase produces the protein MSAASLYPVRPEVLANTLTDEATYKAMYQQSVVNPDGFWREQAKRLDWIKPFTTVKQTSFDDHHVDIKWFADGTLNVSYNCLDRHLAERGDQVAIIWEGDDPAESRNITYRELHEQVCKFANALRGQDVHRGDVVTIYMPMIPEAVVAMLACTRIGAIHSVVFGGFSPEALAGRIIDCKSKVVITADEGIRAGKRIPLKANVDDALTNPETSSIQKVIVCKRTGGDIKWNQHRDIWFEDLMKVAGTVCAPKEMGAEEALFILYTSGSTGKPKGVQHTTGGYLLYAAMTHERVFDYRPGEIFWCTADVGWVTGHSYIVYGPLANGATTLLFEGVPNYPDITRVAKIVDKHKVNILYTAPTAIRAMMASGTAAVEGADGSSLRLLGSVGEPINPEAWDWYYKNVGKSRCPIVDTWWQTETGGNMMSPLPGAHALKPGSAARPFFGVVPALVDNLGNIVEGEAEGNLVILDSWPGQARTLFGDHDRFVDTYFKTFRGMYFTGDGARRDADGYYWITGRVDDVLNVSGHRMGTAEIESAMVAHPKVAEAAVVGVPHDIKGQGIYVYVTLKNGEEPNEQLRLELKNWVRKEIGPIASPDVIQWAPGLPKTRSGKIMRRILRKIATAEYDGLGDISTLADPSVVQHLIDTHKTMNVA
- a CDS encoding ABC transporter permease is translated as MIFDYNVIWEALPLYLGGLVTTLKLLALSLFFGLLCALPLGLMRVSKNAVVNMSAWLYTYVIRGTPMLVQLFLIYYGLAQFEAVRESFLWPWLSSATFCACLAFAINTSAYTAEIIAGSLRATPNGEIEAAKAMGMSRFKMYKRILLPSALRRALPQYSNEVIMMLQTTSLASIVTLIDITGAARTVNAQFYLPFEAYITAGVFYLCLTFILVKLFKMAERRWLGYLAPRKH
- a CDS encoding ABC transporter permease encodes the protein MLKGYGAVILDGAWLTLQLALSSMAMAIVLGLIGVALRLSPVRWLAWLGDLYSTVIRGIPDLVLILLIFYGGQDLLNRVAPLLGFDEYIDLNPLAAGIGTLGFIFGAYLSETFRGAFMAIPKGQAEAGMAYGMSSFQVFFRVLVPQMIRLAIPGFTNNWLVLTKATALISVVGLQDMMFKAKQAADATREPFTFFLAVAAMYLVITSVSLLALRHLEKRYSVGVRAADL
- a CDS encoding ABC transporter substrate-binding protein, which produces MKKLVLLGALALSVLSLPTFADEKPLKIGIEAAYPPFASKAPDGSIVGFDYDIGNALCEEMKVKCVWVEQEFDGLIPALKVRKIDAILSSMSITEDRKKSVDFTNKYYNTPARLVMKEGTQVSEGLTELKGKNIGVQRGSIHERFAREVLAPLGAEIKPYGSQNEIYLDVAAGRLDGTVADATLLDDGFLKTDAGKGFAFVGPAFTDVKYFGDGVGIAVRKGDKEDLDKLNNAIAAIRANGKYKQIQDKYFAFDIYGK
- a CDS encoding ATP-binding cassette domain-containing protein, whose amino-acid sequence is MYKLEVQDLHKRYGSHEVLKGVSLKAAAGDVISIIGSSGSGKSTFLRCINLLEQPHAGRILLNNEELKLVANKDGALKAADPKQLQRMRSRLSMVFQHFNLWSHMTALENIMEAPVHVLGMSKAEAREKAEHYLNKVGVAHRKDAYPGHMSGGEQQRVAIARALAMEPEVMLFDEPTSALDPELVGDVLKVMQALAQEGRTMVVVTHEMGFAREVSNQLVFLHKGLVEESGNPREVLVNPQSERLQQFLSGSLK